A DNA window from Paenibacillus andongensis contains the following coding sequences:
- a CDS encoding response regulator, with protein sequence MDDEPFIIEGLYDIIDWAEAGLEIVGHASNGQKALDALQETSVDILLTDISMPVMTGLELIRHARTVHPDLKVIVLSGFDEFTYLKEGMQLGIENYLLKPINIQELKATLHNTVEKLNTFEETRQVQAYSKQILKDNTLHRWLTHQIAPLEFYERADLLGMNLDRAYMIVSVLRVACEADEVFELISDQMQAYDWITAFFDMDGDIVLLAAMDDADRGRTDLTALLQQLQADLQGRPLRISIGSVQLLPEQAGQSYAAAKKAQEYFWVYPELNMIDDTELVMNQDNRKVDFSIIDWPVYAKLIIAKDQENLREQIQTDFKRIQALPGITPHDFQNIAFEMIIHFKLEIKAIRHTEELDAYNHAFHQIRSAVTLEQLETAILEIAHTTVGFLISDVRSPIVQQVLKYIHQSYAEELSLKMLGAHYHIHPVYLGQLFHKEINETFTEYINRYRIEKAKELLKTTNSKVHIIANEVGYSELGYFYKQFKKYVGISPTDYRGLL encoded by the coding sequence GTGGACGACGAACCTTTCATTATTGAAGGGTTGTATGACATTATTGATTGGGCCGAAGCGGGTTTGGAAATTGTCGGACATGCCAGCAATGGGCAGAAGGCTTTGGATGCTCTGCAGGAAACATCGGTGGATATTTTGTTGACGGATATATCCATGCCGGTGATGACAGGTTTGGAGCTGATTCGCCATGCCCGAACGGTTCATCCAGATTTGAAAGTCATCGTGCTCAGCGGTTTCGATGAATTTACCTATTTAAAAGAAGGCATGCAGCTCGGGATTGAAAATTACCTGCTCAAGCCCATTAATATTCAAGAGTTGAAGGCAACGCTACATAATACCGTCGAGAAGCTGAACACGTTCGAAGAAACACGGCAGGTACAGGCCTACAGCAAGCAAATATTGAAAGATAACACACTGCATCGTTGGTTAACCCATCAGATTGCGCCTTTGGAATTCTACGAACGCGCGGATCTTCTAGGCATGAACCTCGATCGTGCCTATATGATAGTTTCTGTACTCCGAGTGGCATGTGAGGCAGATGAGGTTTTCGAGTTGATCTCCGATCAGATGCAAGCCTATGATTGGATCACTGCATTCTTCGATATGGATGGCGATATCGTCCTCCTTGCTGCTATGGATGATGCTGACCGCGGCAGAACGGATTTGACCGCTCTGCTACAGCAGCTTCAGGCTGATCTTCAGGGTCGACCTCTCCGCATATCTATCGGCAGTGTACAGCTTCTGCCTGAACAGGCCGGACAAAGCTATGCGGCCGCGAAGAAAGCGCAGGAGTATTTCTGGGTATACCCGGAACTGAACATGATTGATGATACGGAACTTGTGATGAATCAAGACAATCGAAAGGTCGATTTCTCCATCATTGATTGGCCAGTCTATGCGAAACTAATTATAGCCAAAGATCAAGAGAATTTGCGCGAGCAAATTCAAACCGATTTCAAACGGATTCAAGCGCTTCCAGGCATTACGCCGCATGATTTTCAGAATATCGCGTTTGAGATGATCATTCATTTCAAGCTGGAGATCAAAGCGATTCGCCATACAGAGGAACTTGATGCGTATAATCACGCTTTTCACCAAATCAGGAGCGCGGTTACGCTGGAACAGCTGGAAACGGCCATCCTTGAAATTGCCCATACAACAGTCGGTTTCTTAATTTCAGACGTTCGAAGTCCGATCGTGCAGCAGGTTTTAAAATATATCCATCAATCTTATGCAGAAGAGCTATCGCTCAAAATGCTGGGTGCGCACTATCATATTCACCCTGTCTACTTAGGACAATTGTTCCATAAAGAGATTAATGAGACGTTTACGGAATATATCAATCGATACCGGATCGAGAAAGCAAAGGAACTGCTAAAGACAACGAATTCGAAAGTTCATATCATTGCCAATGAGGTGGGCTACTCAGAATTGGGTTACTTTTATAAACAATTTAAAAAGTATGTGGGAATCTCCCCAACGGATTACAGAGGATTGCTCTAG
- the murQ gene encoding N-acetylmuramic acid 6-phosphate etherase, giving the protein MVQQVNQAVTEQRNAKSSHLDRLTVREIVTLMNEEDQTVAHSVNAALPQISAAAEAVVEALTRGGRLFYIGAGTSGRLGVLDASECPPTFGVEPELVNGIIAGGEIAIRSAVENAEDDEDAGVRAIADVARPGDVVVGITASGTAPYVIGAIQEANRLGLSTIGISCNRDTQLSTVVKYPIEVPVGPEIITGSTRLKAGTAQKMVLNMISTTVMIQMGKVYGNLMVNVQATNKKLRDRTVRIIQEATGTDEESARRVGMEAKGDARVAILMLMFGVSREKALDALVQVNDHFGNAVKQLEQAQ; this is encoded by the coding sequence GTGGTACAACAAGTTAATCAAGCGGTTACCGAGCAGAGAAATGCAAAGTCAAGTCACCTTGACCGATTGACTGTTCGGGAGATCGTGACACTAATGAATGAAGAAGACCAAACGGTAGCTCACTCCGTAAACGCAGCTTTACCGCAAATCTCCGCTGCAGCAGAAGCGGTGGTCGAAGCCTTGACTCGCGGCGGTCGACTATTTTATATCGGTGCTGGAACCAGTGGCCGTCTCGGCGTTCTAGATGCATCCGAATGTCCGCCTACGTTCGGTGTAGAGCCAGAGCTTGTGAACGGCATTATTGCTGGAGGCGAAATAGCCATTCGTTCAGCTGTAGAGAACGCCGAAGATGATGAAGATGCTGGTGTGCGTGCGATAGCAGATGTTGCACGGCCAGGCGATGTTGTCGTCGGCATAACAGCAAGCGGAACCGCTCCCTATGTAATTGGTGCTATACAAGAGGCTAACCGGTTGGGGCTATCGACGATCGGCATCAGCTGTAACCGGGATACGCAGCTAAGTACCGTTGTGAAATATCCGATTGAAGTGCCTGTCGGGCCTGAGATAATTACGGGTTCCACAAGGTTAAAAGCGGGAACAGCGCAAAAAATGGTGCTCAACATGATCTCCACCACCGTGATGATTCAGATGGGCAAGGTGTATGGGAATCTGATGGTAAATGTTCAGGCGACGAATAAGAAGCTCAGGGATCGAACCGTGCGGATTATTCAAGAGGCGACAGGCACAGATGAAGAATCGGCCCGCCGCGTCGGAATGGAAGCCAAAGGAGATGCAAGAGTCGCCATTTTGATGCTGATGTTTGGCGTAAGCCGCGAGAAGGCTTTGGATGCGCTTGTCCAAGTCAATGATCATTTCGGTAATGCTGTAAAGCAGCTTGAACAAGCTCAATAA
- a CDS encoding carbohydrate ABC transporter permease: MNNFAKSPWWKKGAVHLFPVPALAVYILFVIYPILSAFGYSFYDWKGHARGEFVGLGNFVSLFTKEPFNHLFWNAFGHNLYYFAVEMAVQNVIAFVLAYFVYSKLKGSNFLKMAYFLPRLLSVIVVGFLWKLMLNPNNGIVNVLLKKIGLVSWAKPWLGDPAYALTSITIVNSWFGVGFSMLIFLAGLHAISTEVIEAARLDGVKGFRLIRSIILPMMSQSLIIITVFTFIHAFEAFELIYAMEGSQGEPYNSTDTLAVFFYRIAFGGSSGGDSVALGLGSALAVVLFFIIATISALFLYFTRNQSAQH, encoded by the coding sequence ATGAATAACTTTGCAAAATCGCCTTGGTGGAAAAAGGGAGCAGTTCATCTGTTCCCGGTTCCTGCCCTCGCAGTTTACATTCTCTTCGTGATCTATCCGATCCTTTCGGCTTTCGGTTACAGTTTTTATGACTGGAAAGGTCACGCCCGCGGGGAGTTTGTGGGGCTGGGCAACTTTGTGAGCCTATTTACGAAAGAACCGTTCAACCATTTATTTTGGAATGCGTTCGGTCATAATCTTTATTATTTTGCTGTTGAAATGGCTGTTCAGAACGTGATTGCGTTCGTGCTTGCCTATTTTGTTTACAGCAAACTTAAGGGTTCGAACTTTCTGAAAATGGCTTACTTTTTACCAAGACTGCTTTCTGTCATCGTCGTAGGCTTTTTGTGGAAACTCATGTTGAACCCGAACAACGGTATTGTCAATGTGCTGCTCAAAAAGATTGGTCTTGTTTCGTGGGCTAAGCCTTGGCTTGGGGATCCGGCTTATGCGTTAACATCCATAACCATCGTCAACAGCTGGTTTGGCGTAGGTTTCTCTATGTTGATATTTCTCGCAGGTTTGCATGCTATATCGACTGAAGTCATTGAAGCGGCTAGACTGGACGGCGTAAAAGGTTTCCGCTTGATCCGTTCCATCATCCTGCCGATGATGAGTCAGTCATTAATCATCATTACTGTGTTTACCTTTATTCATGCTTTCGAAGCGTTCGAACTCATCTATGCCATGGAGGGTTCGCAAGGGGAACCGTACAATTCCACCGACACGTTGGCTGTGTTCTTTTATCGGATTGCGTTTGGCGGCTCGTCTGGCGGCGATTCGGTCGCATTAGGCCTAGGTTCGGCATTGGCCGTAGTACTATTTTTCATTATCGCAACCATTTCCGCTTTGTTCTTGTACTTCACTAGGAACCAATCGGCTCAGCATTGA
- a CDS encoding serine hydrolase domain-containing protein: MDNVDRLIEGWVHDGFLPGAVLDITISNRFRFQKSYGSFSDGTKEQPIRLNTMFDIASLTKVTATLPAILILVAKEKLSLDSSVQAFLPAFRHPHVTLRHLLMHASGLPPDLPYLPRKAARPNLIEEILAQELLFQPGKEKLYSDLGMILLGIIVERVSGEPLDRFVKQHIFDPLDMRHTVFNPGSELQDRIAATELVDGSYIIGEVHDEKSFHLGGVTGSAGLFATADDLARYAAWWLQPEQWDIVPSSLMRETSAAPVGGRGLGWEVKHDSADVPSCGESWPAGSFGHTGFTGTSLWVAPEQGISVVFLTNAVHLGRNNKIRELRPILHEAVLSSYQS; this comes from the coding sequence ATGGATAACGTGGACCGCTTGATAGAAGGATGGGTGCACGATGGATTCTTACCCGGCGCTGTTCTAGATATTACGATATCGAACCGCTTTCGATTTCAAAAATCATATGGATCATTCTCCGACGGCACAAAGGAACAACCGATTCGTTTGAACACCATGTTCGACATCGCTTCACTTACGAAGGTAACCGCTACACTTCCAGCCATTCTGATACTAGTGGCCAAAGAGAAGCTGTCGCTGGACAGCTCTGTGCAGGCTTTCTTGCCTGCATTCCGCCATCCGCATGTCACGCTGCGTCATCTATTGATGCATGCGTCCGGGCTGCCGCCGGATTTGCCTTATCTTCCGCGCAAAGCAGCTCGGCCTAACCTAATCGAGGAAATTCTGGCGCAAGAGCTTTTATTTCAGCCAGGTAAGGAAAAGCTGTATAGTGATCTCGGTATGATTCTCCTTGGGATCATTGTAGAGCGTGTGTCTGGAGAGCCGCTGGATCGCTTCGTTAAGCAGCATATATTCGATCCGCTTGATATGCGGCATACGGTTTTTAACCCCGGTTCCGAGCTTCAAGATCGCATTGCGGCAACCGAGCTGGTAGATGGGTCTTATATCATCGGCGAAGTTCACGATGAAAAGAGCTTCCACCTAGGCGGTGTCACTGGCAGCGCGGGACTATTCGCAACAGCGGACGACCTAGCTCGCTATGCGGCATGGTGGTTGCAGCCGGAGCAGTGGGATATTGTTCCCTCATCGCTGATGCGGGAAACCTCAGCCGCTCCCGTAGGTGGCCGCGGACTTGGCTGGGAGGTTAAGCATGATTCAGCTGACGTTCCGAGCTGCGGAGAAAGCTGGCCCGCAGGTAGTTTCGGTCATACAGGATTTACTGGAACGAGCTTATGGGTTGCGCCCGAACAGGGCATCAGTGTCGTATTTCTAACGAATGCTGTTCATTTGGGTCGAAACAACAAGATCCGGGAGCTGCGTCCAATTTTACATGAAGCGGTTTTGTCCTCATATCAATCATGA
- a CDS encoding sensor histidine kinase: MGFRKMYRNYLQNNLFMKLLLLFSLITVITIISFSYFMYHSMSQAAINRELDIQKKAMTNVNNYLGGKYDSAQSIVFGLYRDSSLAAGISFMLQHPFQEYVQHGLEQYNLGGNSTWNAGLQYFKNRVEDDEDIRSLMLYSVDQMTLYVLDRNRQLKIVPTNAAHSYIPEVMALDNKSVTLPNIWVREAAGQWDNHLYSIRTPINDKQTLKNIGHQIVYFSSDGIWKILRGDKEELKGTILVLSPDGGVLFDSSDQYYGKAYPFMEQVGSLYENSGSNQSGYVTKLTQSKGDFIVVGIIPKNELDATSKRIGSTIFMISAICIFFAILIPSLVVMNVSKRTNQIIRFTRKVKQGDLNARIPDVREDELGQISRSFNEMIEELNQYIDRVYKADIKQKHTELTALQARVNPHFLYNTLEVIRMRAISHGAHDVGEMIYSLSALFRSLVQQKKIYTLKDELEACRLYLELFQIRYKDKFTYTIEWDRKLAPTRIMKMSLQPVIENYIVHGLRSECTDNELHIRVKQTEEFLHVQVEDNGNGITPERLNELESFLQAEETEGESFGLRSINQRLKLLYGSRFGLKLNSEPGKGTVVDIWLPMDDGKEGYDV, encoded by the coding sequence ATGGGATTCCGCAAGATGTACCGTAATTATTTGCAAAATAATTTGTTTATGAAACTGCTTCTCCTTTTCTCATTGATTACCGTCATTACGATTATTTCGTTTTCTTATTTCATGTATCATTCGATGTCGCAAGCGGCGATCAATCGAGAGCTGGATATACAGAAGAAGGCCATGACGAATGTGAACAATTATTTGGGGGGCAAATACGATTCGGCGCAATCTATCGTGTTCGGCTTATACCGGGATAGTTCGCTTGCCGCGGGGATCTCTTTTATGCTGCAGCACCCTTTCCAAGAATATGTGCAGCATGGTCTGGAGCAATACAATTTAGGCGGCAACAGCACGTGGAATGCCGGACTGCAATATTTTAAAAATAGGGTGGAAGACGACGAAGATATCCGCAGTCTGATGCTGTACAGCGTGGATCAGATGACGTTATACGTGCTGGATCGTAACCGGCAACTGAAGATCGTTCCAACGAATGCAGCCCATTCCTACATACCTGAAGTCATGGCGCTTGACAACAAAAGCGTTACCTTGCCGAATATATGGGTCCGTGAAGCCGCAGGTCAATGGGATAACCATCTATACTCGATAAGGACGCCGATTAACGACAAACAAACCTTGAAAAATATAGGGCATCAGATTGTTTACTTCAGCTCGGACGGCATTTGGAAGATACTGCGGGGTGATAAGGAAGAGTTAAAGGGAACGATTCTTGTTCTATCACCGGATGGAGGCGTTCTGTTTGATTCTTCGGATCAGTATTACGGCAAGGCCTATCCTTTCATGGAGCAGGTTGGTTCGTTGTACGAGAATAGTGGTTCGAATCAAAGCGGTTATGTGACGAAGCTGACGCAGAGTAAAGGAGACTTTATTGTCGTTGGAATCATCCCAAAGAATGAGCTTGACGCAACCTCTAAGCGAATCGGGAGCACGATCTTTATGATTAGTGCGATATGTATCTTTTTCGCCATTCTGATTCCTTCTCTGGTTGTGATGAACGTATCTAAACGCACCAACCAGATCATTCGCTTTACGCGGAAGGTCAAACAAGGAGATCTGAATGCCCGGATTCCGGATGTACGAGAGGACGAGCTAGGACAAATTTCTCGCAGCTTCAATGAGATGATCGAAGAGTTGAATCAATATATCGATAGGGTATATAAGGCCGATATAAAGCAGAAGCATACAGAGTTAACAGCTCTGCAAGCTCGCGTCAATCCTCACTTTTTGTACAATACACTTGAAGTCATTCGGATGCGGGCAATCTCTCACGGGGCTCATGACGTTGGCGAAATGATTTACAGTTTGTCGGCGTTATTCCGGAGTCTCGTCCAACAGAAAAAGATTTATACACTAAAGGATGAGCTGGAGGCCTGCCGCTTATATCTCGAGCTGTTCCAGATTCGCTATAAGGATAAGTTCACGTATACGATCGAGTGGGATCGGAAGCTGGCACCTACTCGCATCATGAAAATGTCGCTGCAGCCTGTCATTGAGAATTACATCGTTCATGGCCTCCGAAGCGAATGTACCGATAATGAGCTTCATATCCGTGTGAAACAAACGGAAGAGTTTCTTCATGTGCAAGTGGAAGACAACGGAAACGGTATTACACCTGAGCGTTTGAACGAGCTGGAGTCCTTCTTACAAGCAGAAGAAACCGAAGGGGAATCCTTCGGCCTGCGGAGTATCAATCAACGCCTCAAGCTGCTCTACGGCAGCAGGTTTGGCTTAAAATTAAATAGTGAGCCTGGTAAAGGAACGGTAGTTGATATATGGCTGCCTATGGATGACGGAAAAGAGGGTTATGATGTTTAG
- a CDS encoding carbohydrate ABC transporter permease yields the protein MKTNKSVRGLQYAAAYVGALVSLYPIFLMLTSSLKTNIQILKNPMSLPTSISFTAYSKLIHQIPFGTYFWNSVVVSSVSVVLILLFGVLASFYIARYPFRWNGLLFFFFLLGMMIPIKLGIVPLFLLMKKLALLNSVWSLVSVYTAIGMPLAVLILTGFFRTLPKELEEAARIDGSSDFGVMWHVLLPLIRPALGTVMIMNFIMAWNDFFFPLIFIQDDMKKTIPVGMLSLFGQYSTDLSMLFAGLTLASVPMIVMFFLASKQFMEGMTAGAVK from the coding sequence ATGAAAACCAACAAATCCGTTCGGGGGCTCCAATATGCTGCGGCGTACGTGGGAGCACTGGTCAGTTTGTATCCGATCTTTCTGATGCTGACCTCCTCACTCAAGACGAATATCCAGATTTTGAAAAACCCGATGTCGCTTCCGACTTCTATATCGTTTACGGCATATAGTAAGCTAATCCATCAAATTCCGTTTGGAACTTATTTTTGGAACAGTGTCGTGGTTAGTAGCGTTTCCGTCGTTTTGATTTTGCTGTTTGGCGTTTTGGCATCATTTTATATCGCCAGATATCCGTTCCGTTGGAATGGTTTGCTGTTCTTCTTTTTTCTCTTAGGCATGATGATTCCAATTAAACTTGGGATCGTACCGTTGTTCCTATTAATGAAGAAGCTGGCTCTTTTGAATAGTGTTTGGTCGCTCGTTAGCGTGTATACAGCGATCGGAATGCCGCTTGCTGTCCTGATCTTAACTGGTTTTTTTAGAACGCTGCCGAAGGAGCTAGAGGAAGCAGCGCGTATCGATGGTTCTTCGGATTTCGGTGTTATGTGGCACGTATTGCTGCCGCTTATTCGCCCTGCGCTGGGGACGGTCATGATTATGAATTTTATTATGGCTTGGAACGATTTCTTTTTCCCGCTGATTTTCATCCAAGACGATATGAAGAAGACGATACCGGTTGGCATGCTGTCACTTTTCGGACAGTACTCCACAGATTTAAGTATGCTGTTCGCCGGGCTCACGTTGGCTTCCGTGCCAATGATTGTCATGTTTTTCCTAGCGTCGAAACAGTTTATGGAAGGCATGACGGCAGGAGCGGTGAAATAA
- a CDS encoding ABC transporter substrate-binding protein has translation MKRLFSGALLTMVAASSMLVACSSSSNTATPSTTPGGASTAPSAAPQEKVKLTMGSWRTEDVDAYAKIIAEFKKNNPNIDIDFKPIKNTEYNTALNTGLQSGNGPDIIHLRPYAAGAALADAGYLEPLTSLKGMDVFSKDTLLAATGTDGKVYGVPTVFSSTQVFYNKKIFQKYNLAEPKTWDELLKTADTLKKNKVTPFAFGSKEGWILSLTQGTLAPSVYGTDFIKKILAGDANFKSPEYVSSIKMLKDLTPYFPDNYVGIGMDDMRNMFVSEQAAMMVMGDWEYAVMKKTNPDLQMDVFPVPPMKADGKATVTTWVDGSFAVNAKSAHKAEALKFMEFLTTKEFGTLAVNELQKPSTIPGVAAKDPLVAKIAKNADTISTPYASVVYFNAGNPTTKATLENAIQGMYLNKLTPEQVTEEVQKSADTWFKPKK, from the coding sequence ATGAAACGTTTATTCAGTGGGGCATTATTAACTATGGTTGCTGCTTCTTCCATGCTTGTCGCTTGCAGCAGCAGCAGCAATACCGCAACTCCTAGCACAACCCCTGGTGGAGCTAGTACAGCGCCATCGGCAGCACCTCAGGAAAAAGTGAAGTTGACAATGGGCAGCTGGCGCACCGAAGATGTGGATGCTTATGCTAAAATCATTGCTGAATTTAAGAAAAACAACCCGAACATCGATATCGATTTCAAGCCGATTAAAAATACGGAATACAACACTGCCCTGAACACAGGTCTGCAAAGTGGCAATGGCCCTGATATTATTCATCTGCGTCCTTATGCTGCAGGTGCTGCGTTGGCAGATGCCGGTTACTTAGAGCCTCTAACAAGCCTCAAAGGTATGGACGTGTTCTCGAAGGACACTTTGCTGGCCGCTACAGGAACAGATGGTAAAGTCTACGGCGTACCGACGGTATTCAGTTCCACGCAAGTATTTTATAACAAGAAAATCTTCCAAAAATATAATCTTGCAGAGCCAAAAACGTGGGATGAACTGTTGAAAACGGCGGATACTTTGAAGAAAAATAAAGTAACTCCTTTTGCTTTCGGCTCTAAAGAAGGTTGGATTCTTTCCTTAACTCAAGGTACACTTGCACCTTCCGTTTACGGAACTGATTTCATTAAGAAGATACTCGCTGGCGACGCTAATTTCAAAAGCCCGGAATATGTAAGTTCAATTAAAATGCTCAAAGATTTGACCCCATACTTCCCAGATAATTATGTAGGCATCGGTATGGACGATATGAGAAACATGTTTGTTTCCGAGCAAGCAGCCATGATGGTCATGGGCGATTGGGAATATGCCGTTATGAAGAAAACGAATCCAGATCTGCAAATGGATGTATTCCCAGTTCCGCCGATGAAAGCAGATGGCAAAGCAACGGTTACCACTTGGGTAGACGGATCTTTTGCAGTGAATGCGAAATCTGCTCATAAGGCGGAAGCACTGAAATTCATGGAATTTTTGACTACGAAAGAGTTCGGAACGTTAGCTGTAAATGAATTGCAAAAACCAAGCACAATCCCAGGTGTAGCGGCGAAAGATCCGCTTGTAGCCAAAATTGCTAAGAATGCAGATACAATTTCTACACCTTACGCATCCGTTGTCTATTTCAATGCAGGCAACCCTACAACCAAGGCAACGTTAGAAAATGCCATTCAAGGGATGTATTTAAACAAACTGACTCCGGAGCAAGTGACGGAAGAAGTGCAGAAGAGCGCAGATACATGGTTCAAGCCTAAGAAATAA
- a CDS encoding N-acetylglucosamine kinase, giving the protein MAETRYIGIDGGGTKTVCILGDAEGNILAESRGESSSVKSRPWEEVQRVLLTLIRDVLDQSGTDVSRLGGIFLGLAGSDRPEDRKRIGDWLQTELPEGVPITVHNDAVTALAAGTWGQKGIALISGTGSIAYGFDPATGGFVRVGGWGYLLGDEGSGFDLGRKALVAVMRAYDGRGEATALTGLVLERWSLQHPGQLINTIYGQDNVRTAIADGSKLVMRAAADEDPIAVKLVEEAIQQLEELVKTVITSMEKQQYEVSGNHDLVENTTPLVITGGLFSDQMFEKRFMQTPLIQSGLFDVQLLERPPVIGAYLLALQERGFELTEVMKQRIAAFDFRK; this is encoded by the coding sequence ATGGCTGAAACTAGATATATTGGCATTGACGGCGGAGGGACCAAAACCGTATGCATTCTCGGCGATGCGGAAGGCAATATTTTGGCTGAAAGCCGAGGAGAATCCAGCAGTGTGAAGTCCCGTCCATGGGAGGAAGTTCAGCGAGTACTACTCACACTCATCCGGGACGTATTAGACCAATCGGGTACGGATGTTTCCCGGTTAGGTGGGATTTTCCTCGGACTTGCGGGGAGTGACCGCCCCGAAGACCGGAAAAGGATCGGTGACTGGCTGCAAACGGAATTGCCGGAAGGTGTTCCGATCACCGTGCACAATGATGCAGTGACCGCTTTGGCCGCAGGTACTTGGGGACAGAAGGGCATTGCGCTCATTTCAGGCACAGGCTCGATCGCCTATGGATTTGATCCGGCGACGGGCGGATTTGTAAGAGTCGGAGGCTGGGGTTATTTACTCGGCGATGAAGGAAGCGGGTTTGATCTGGGGCGGAAAGCGCTTGTTGCCGTTATGCGAGCGTATGACGGCCGAGGTGAGGCTACAGCGTTGACAGGGTTAGTCCTCGAACGTTGGTCCTTGCAGCACCCTGGGCAATTGATTAACACCATTTATGGCCAGGACAATGTACGGACCGCAATTGCGGATGGATCCAAGCTTGTCATGCGGGCAGCAGCAGATGAGGATCCAATTGCTGTTAAGCTTGTGGAAGAAGCCATTCAACAGCTAGAAGAACTCGTAAAGACGGTTATAACTTCCATGGAGAAACAGCAATATGAGGTAAGCGGTAACCATGACTTGGTGGAGAATACAACCCCTCTTGTGATAACAGGCGGCTTATTTTCAGACCAAATGTTCGAAAAACGCTTTATGCAAACACCGTTGATACAGTCTGGCCTGTTCGATGTCCAGCTGCTCGAACGCCCGCCAGTCATTGGAGCCTATCTACTTGCTTTGCAGGAGCGTGGCTTCGAATTAACGGAAGTCATGAAACAACGGATAGCCGCATTTGACTTCCGTAAATAG